In Nostoc sp. GT001, a genomic segment contains:
- a CDS encoding ABC transporter substrate-binding protein produces the protein MKFFRQIFLAIKYFWLPIILTSATAFTLTACNPTNFKSAAAQMPQLVSAILSDPKTFNYPLSQESPNVFPLIYEGLTTENPITGKIEPSLAESWEISDDKLRFVFTLRKELKWSDGEPLTADDVIFTFNQIYLNEAIPADARDVLRIGESRALPKVRKIDALRIEFTTPEPFAPFLGTLGLPILPAHTLEPFVKTKDQEGKPIFLSKWGVDTPPDQIIVNGPYKLERYDTSQRVVFRRNPYYWRKGPKGEPQPYIERIVWQIVESTDTSLLQFRSGGLDTVGVSPDYFSLLKVQEDQGNFKIFNGGPATGTTFILFNLNKGKRDGKPLVDPVKSRWFNTVEFRQAVAYAIDRQTMINNTFRGLGKPQNSPISVQSPYYLSPEEGLKVYNYNIEKAKELLLKAGFKYNNNQLIDDRGNRVRFSLLTNAGNKIREAIGSQIKQDLSKIGIQVDFTPLAWNTYTDKLSNSLDWEVSMLGLTGGLEPNDGANVWSPEGGLHMFNQKPQAGQKPLQGWEVAPWEAEIARLYIQGARELDPVKRKEIYAQTQKITQENLPFIYLVNALSMSAVRNRFEGIQYSALGGAFWNIHEIKITD, from the coding sequence ATGAAATTTTTTAGACAAATTTTTCTGGCAATTAAATATTTTTGGTTGCCAATAATTTTGACTTCAGCAACAGCATTTACACTTACCGCTTGCAACCCCACTAACTTTAAAAGTGCCGCTGCTCAAATGCCGCAATTGGTAAGTGCCATTCTCAGCGATCCCAAAACTTTCAACTACCCTTTGAGTCAGGAATCTCCGAATGTTTTTCCTCTGATTTATGAAGGGTTAACTACTGAAAACCCCATAACTGGCAAAATAGAGCCTTCTTTAGCAGAATCTTGGGAAATTTCTGATGACAAATTACGATTTGTTTTTACCTTACGTAAGGAATTGAAATGGTCTGATGGAGAACCTTTAACAGCAGATGATGTAATATTTACCTTCAACCAAATTTACCTGAACGAAGCGATTCCCGCAGATGCTAGAGATGTGCTACGGATTGGTGAAAGTCGGGCTTTGCCAAAGGTACGAAAAATTGATGCTCTACGAATTGAATTCACAACTCCAGAACCGTTTGCACCGTTCTTAGGAACTCTAGGACTGCCAATTTTACCTGCCCATACTCTAGAACCATTTGTCAAGACAAAAGACCAAGAGGGTAAGCCAATATTTTTGTCAAAGTGGGGCGTTGATACTCCTCCAGATCAAATTATCGTCAACGGCCCTTACAAGCTAGAGCGCTACGACACAAGTCAGCGTGTAGTCTTCAGGCGCAACCCTTACTACTGGCGCAAAGGGCCGAAAGGAGAACCCCAACCTTATATTGAACGGATTGTGTGGCAAATTGTGGAATCGACAGATACATCCTTGCTGCAATTTCGTTCGGGCGGATTAGATACTGTGGGAGTCTCACCAGATTATTTTTCTTTGCTAAAGGTGCAAGAAGATCAGGGAAATTTCAAAATTTTCAATGGTGGCCCAGCAACTGGTACAACGTTTATTTTATTCAATTTAAATAAAGGTAAAAGGGATGGAAAACCGCTGGTTGATCCAGTTAAATCGCGTTGGTTCAATACTGTAGAGTTTCGACAGGCAGTAGCCTATGCAATTGACCGACAAACAATGATTAACAACACTTTTCGTGGCTTAGGTAAACCACAAAATTCTCCAATTTCTGTGCAAAGCCCTTATTATTTGTCGCCAGAAGAAGGCCTTAAAGTTTATAACTACAATATAGAAAAGGCGAAGGAACTGCTACTAAAAGCAGGATTCAAATATAACAACAACCAACTAATTGATGATCGAGGAAACCGCGTTCGCTTCTCGTTACTCACCAATGCTGGTAACAAAATCCGTGAAGCAATTGGATCGCAAATTAAACAAGACCTGAGTAAAATTGGTATTCAAGTCGATTTCACTCCTCTAGCGTGGAATACTTACACAGATAAGCTGTCAAATTCATTAGACTGGGAAGTTTCTATGCTGGGTCTGACTGGTGGTTTAGAACCAAATGATGGGGCTAATGTCTGGTCTCCCGAAGGTGGATTACACATGTTTAATCAGAAACCCCAAGCTGGACAAAAGCCATTGCAAGGTTGGGAAGTGGCTCCTTGGGAAGCAGAAATTGCTAGGTTATACATTCAAGGAGCAAGGGAATTAGATCCAGTGAAGCGGAAAGAAATTTATGCCCAAACCCAAAAGATTACCCAAGAAAATTTACCGTTTATTTATCTAGTTAATGCTTTATCAATGTCAGCAGTGCGTAATCGCTTTGAAGGCATCCAATACTCTGCACTTGGTGGCGCATTCTGGAACATTCATGAAATTAAAATCACGGATTAA
- the ispF gene encoding 2-C-methyl-D-erythritol 2,4-cyclodiphosphate synthase, whose translation MTKIRIGNGYDIHQLVSDRALILGGIKIPHELGLLGHSDADVLTHAIMDAMLGALSLGDIGHYFPPSDPKWAGADSLVLLNQVHQLIRDRGWQVGNIDSVIVAERPKLKPHIHNMRDKLAAVLELEPNQIGIKATTNEKLGPVGREEGICAYAVVLLVVSE comes from the coding sequence ATGACTAAAATTCGTATTGGTAACGGCTACGATATTCACCAACTGGTGAGCGATCGCGCTTTGATTTTAGGTGGAATTAAAATTCCCCATGAACTCGGTTTATTGGGGCACAGTGACGCTGATGTGTTAACGCACGCGATTATGGATGCCATGCTTGGGGCATTATCTTTAGGGGATATTGGTCATTATTTTCCGCCTAGCGATCCTAAATGGGCGGGAGCAGATAGTTTAGTACTATTAAATCAAGTACATCAACTGATTCGCGATCGAGGCTGGCAGGTGGGAAATATTGACTCGGTGATAGTAGCAGAACGCCCAAAATTAAAACCACATATTCACAACATGCGCGACAAACTAGCGGCTGTTTTAGAATTAGAACCAAACCAAATTGGCATCAAAGCTACCACTAACGAAAAATTAGGCCCAGTTGGACGTGAAGAAGGTATATGTGCTTATGCTGTTGTCTTACTAGTTGTTTCAGAGTAA
- the trmD gene encoding tRNA (guanosine(37)-N1)-methyltransferase TrmD — MRFDIVTLFPDCFNSVLNSGLLGKALAKQIAEVHLINPRDFTTDKHRKVDDEPYGGGVGMLMKPEPIFTAVESLPILPRREVILMSPQGQTINQPLLKELVTNYDQLVVICGHYEGVDERVLHLVTREVSLGDFILTGGEIPAMALINGVVRLLPGTVAKTESLIAESFEEGLLDYPQYTRPADFRGLKVPDVLLSGNHAAIAKWRYEQQIQKTRDRRPDLLEKLQQGEQGEQGKQGSRGAGRE; from the coding sequence GTGCGCTTTGATATAGTTACGCTTTTTCCTGACTGTTTTAACTCTGTTCTCAATTCTGGGCTGCTGGGTAAAGCCTTAGCCAAACAGATTGCCGAAGTGCATCTGATTAATCCACGGGACTTTACCACTGACAAGCACCGAAAAGTAGATGATGAACCCTACGGCGGCGGTGTTGGGATGCTAATGAAGCCAGAACCTATTTTTACCGCTGTAGAGTCGCTGCCGATTCTACCCCGAAGAGAAGTAATTTTGATGAGTCCACAGGGTCAAACAATCAATCAACCTCTTTTGAAAGAATTGGTGACAAATTATGACCAGTTAGTAGTTATTTGTGGACATTACGAAGGAGTGGATGAGAGGGTGCTACATTTGGTAACTCGTGAAGTATCCTTGGGCGATTTTATTCTGACTGGTGGGGAAATTCCAGCAATGGCTTTGATTAATGGCGTCGTGCGGCTGCTCCCAGGAACCGTGGCCAAAACTGAGTCCCTCATAGCAGAAAGTTTTGAAGAAGGGTTATTGGACTATCCCCAATATACTCGTCCTGCCGATTTTCGCGGTTTAAAAGTGCCTGATGTCTTGCTCAGTGGGAATCACGCCGCGATCGCAAAGTGGCGTTATGAACAACAAATTCAAAAAACCCGCGATCGCCGCCCCGATCTCTTGGAGAAATTGCAGCAGGGGGAGCAGGGGGAGCAGGGGAAGCAGGGGAGCAGGGGAGCAGGGAGAGAATAA
- a CDS encoding cyanophycinase — MPQLQAKSLEMRTPQATKTAVLVIGGAEDKVHGREILRTFFGRAGASKAYITIIPSASREPAIIGGRYIRIFEEMGAQKVEILDIREREQCEASQIKASLEACSGVFLTGGDQLRLCGVLADTPAMEIIRQRVRAGQLTLAGTSAGAAVMGHHMIAGGGSGETPNRSLVDMATGLGFIPEVIVDQHFHNRNRMGRLISAISAHPDRLGIGIDEDTCAVFERDGWLQVMGKGSVTIVDPTELTHTNEPHVGANEPLTVHNLRLHILSYGDRFHLYQRTVLPAVHRISSSTG, encoded by the coding sequence ATGCCGCAATTACAAGCTAAATCGCTAGAAATGAGGACACCCCAAGCAACTAAAACCGCCGTTCTGGTTATCGGAGGTGCAGAAGATAAAGTTCATGGGCGCGAAATCCTACGAACTTTTTTTGGACGTGCTGGCGCTAGTAAGGCTTATATTACAATTATTCCATCTGCCTCTCGCGAACCCGCCATCATTGGTGGTCGGTATATTCGCATTTTTGAAGAAATGGGTGCCCAGAAGGTAGAGATTTTAGACATCCGCGAACGAGAACAGTGTGAAGCCTCCCAGATCAAAGCATCCTTAGAAGCCTGTAGCGGGGTATTTTTGACAGGAGGAGACCAGCTGCGTCTTTGTGGCGTATTGGCAGATACGCCAGCAATGGAAATTATTCGCCAGCGGGTGAGAGCAGGGCAATTGACGTTAGCAGGCACCAGTGCAGGAGCGGCGGTGATGGGGCATCACATGATTGCTGGCGGCGGTAGTGGAGAGACGCCCAATCGTTCCCTAGTGGATATGGCAACGGGTTTGGGATTTATTCCGGAAGTAATCGTTGACCAACACTTTCATAACCGTAATCGGATGGGGCGACTGATTAGTGCGATCTCAGCTCATCCCGATCGCTTAGGTATTGGCATTGACGAAGATACTTGTGCAGTGTTTGAACGTGATGGTTGGCTACAAGTTATGGGCAAAGGCAGTGTCACCATTGTTGATCCCACTGAGCTGACCCATACCAACGAACCTCATGTCGGTGCTAATGAACCCTTAACAGTACATAATTTACGTCTCCATATCCTCAGCTACGGCGATCGCTTCCACTTGTACCAGCGGACTGTATTGCCTGCTGTACACCGAATCTCCAGCTCGACGGGATAG
- the cphA gene encoding cyanophycin synthetase, which yields MRILKIQTLRGPNYWSIRRHKLIVMRLDLETLGETPSNEIPGFYEGLVEALPSLEGHYCSPGCRGGFLMRVKEGTMIGHIVEHVALELQELAGMHVGFGRTRETATPGIYQVVIEYLNEEAGRYAGRAAVRLCQSIVDRGRYPKAELEQDIQDLKDFTRDASLGPSTEAIVKEAEKRGIPWMSLEARFLIQLGYGVNQKRMQATMTDNTSILGVELACDKEATKRILAAAGAPVPRGTVINFLDDLEQAIEFVGGYPIVIKPLDGNHGRGITIDIRTWEEAEAGYEAARQVSRSIIVERYYVGRDHRVLVVNGKVVAVAERVPAHVIGNGRSTIAELIEETNLDPNRGEGHDNVLTKIELDRTSYQLLERQGYTLNSVPPKGTICYLRATANLSTGGSAVDRTDEIHPENLWLAQRVVKIIGLDIAGLDIVTTDISRPLREVDGVIVEVNAAPGFRMHVAPSVGIPRNVAGAVMDMLFPNEQSSQIPILSITGTNGKTTTTRLLAHIYKQTGKVVGYTTTDGTYIGDYLVESGDNTGPQSAHVILQDPTVEVAVLETARGGILRSGLGFEAANVGVVLNVASDHLGIGDIDTIEQLANLKSVVAEAVFPDGYAVLNADDRRVAAMSEKTKANIAYFTMNPDSELVRKHIQKGGVAAVYENGYLSIVKGDWTHRIERAENIPLTMGGRAPFMIANALAASLAAFVQNVTIEQIRAGLKTFRASVSQTPGRMNLFNLGNYHALVDYAHNAASYEAVGSFVRNWTTGQRIGVIGGPGDRRDEDFVTLGKLAAQIFDYIIIKEDDDTRGRLRGSAAQLIIQGITEVKPDSRYESILDETQAINKGLDMAPDNSLVVILPESVTRAIKLIKLRGLAKEETHQQNPGTTVIDSQNGIAPSSVVNTLL from the coding sequence ATGAGAATCCTCAAGATCCAGACCTTACGCGGCCCAAACTATTGGAGCATTCGACGCCACAAACTGATCGTCATGCGCCTCGATTTAGAAACCCTTGGCGAGACGCCCTCGAATGAAATCCCTGGCTTTTATGAAGGATTAGTTGAGGCGCTGCCAAGTCTGGAGGGCCACTATTGTTCGCCTGGCTGTCGTGGTGGTTTTCTAATGCGAGTCAAAGAAGGCACTATGATTGGCCACATAGTGGAACACGTAGCCTTAGAACTCCAAGAATTAGCTGGTATGCATGTCGGCTTTGGTCGCACCCGCGAAACTGCCACACCCGGAATTTATCAAGTAGTAATCGAATACCTGAATGAGGAAGCGGGACGCTACGCTGGACGAGCCGCAGTACGGCTGTGCCAGAGTATCGTCGATCGAGGCCGTTATCCCAAGGCAGAATTAGAGCAAGATATCCAAGACCTGAAAGACTTCACCCGTGATGCTTCTTTAGGCCCTTCCACCGAAGCGATCGTCAAAGAAGCAGAAAAAAGAGGCATTCCCTGGATGTCCCTGGAAGCCCGCTTTTTAATTCAGCTAGGCTACGGCGTGAACCAGAAGCGGATGCAGGCGACAATGACTGATAACACCAGCATTCTGGGTGTAGAACTAGCTTGCGACAAAGAAGCCACTAAACGCATCCTCGCTGCTGCTGGTGCGCCAGTACCCAGAGGTACAGTAATCAACTTCTTAGACGATTTAGAACAAGCAATTGAATTCGTTGGCGGCTATCCCATCGTTATCAAGCCACTAGATGGCAATCATGGACGTGGGATCACCATTGATATCAGAACTTGGGAAGAAGCTGAAGCCGGATATGAAGCTGCCAGACAAGTTTCCCGGTCAATTATTGTCGAAAGATATTACGTTGGACGCGACCACAGGGTACTAGTGGTAAATGGCAAAGTAGTAGCAGTAGCCGAACGTGTTCCGGCTCATGTCATTGGCAACGGCAGATCCACCATTGCCGAACTGATTGAAGAAACAAACCTTGACCCAAATCGCGGTGAAGGACATGATAACGTCCTGACCAAGATTGAACTAGACCGCACCAGCTATCAACTGCTAGAAAGGCAAGGTTACACCCTAAATAGCGTGCCACCCAAGGGCACTATTTGTTATCTCAGAGCAACAGCCAACTTAAGTACAGGTGGTAGTGCCGTTGACCGTACCGATGAAATTCACCCAGAAAATCTTTGGTTGGCACAACGAGTAGTCAAGATTATCGGTTTAGATATTGCCGGACTCGATATCGTCACCACAGATATTAGCCGTCCTCTGCGGGAAGTAGATGGCGTGATTGTTGAAGTTAACGCCGCTCCCGGTTTTCGGATGCACGTTGCCCCAAGTGTGGGCATTCCCCGCAACGTCGCTGGCGCAGTGATGGATATGCTGTTTCCTAACGAGCAATCTAGCCAAATTCCCATCCTCAGTATCACGGGTACTAATGGCAAAACCACCACTACTCGACTACTAGCACATATTTATAAACAGACGGGGAAAGTAGTAGGTTATACTACAACTGATGGGACATATATCGGTGATTACTTAGTAGAATCTGGCGATAATACAGGCCCCCAAAGTGCCCACGTCATCCTCCAAGATCCCACAGTAGAAGTAGCAGTACTAGAAACGGCTCGCGGTGGCATTCTGCGCTCTGGATTGGGCTTTGAAGCCGCAAATGTAGGGGTGGTATTGAATGTAGCATCCGACCACTTAGGAATCGGCGATATAGATACCATTGAGCAGTTAGCTAATCTCAAGAGCGTAGTAGCCGAAGCTGTATTCCCTGATGGCTATGCGGTACTTAACGCCGACGATCGCCGCGTCGCTGCTATGTCAGAAAAAACTAAAGCTAATATTGCTTACTTCACCATGAACCCCGATTCGGAATTAGTGCGGAAGCACATCCAAAAGGGTGGAGTAGCGGCAGTATATGAAAATGGCTATTTGTCAATTGTTAAAGGTGATTGGACACACCGCATAGAAAGAGCTGAAAATATACCTTTAACAATGGGCGGACGTGCGCCGTTTATGATTGCCAACGCTTTAGCAGCAAGTTTGGCAGCGTTTGTGCAAAACGTCACAATTGAGCAGATTCGTGCTGGTTTGAAGACCTTCCGGGCTTCAGTTAGTCAAACGCCGGGACGAATGAATTTATTTAATTTAGGCAACTACCACGCTTTGGTGGACTATGCCCACAACGCAGCCAGTTACGAAGCTGTAGGCTCCTTTGTGCGGAACTGGACTACAGGACAACGGATTGGCGTAATTGGTGGCCCAGGCGATCGCCGCGACGAAGATTTTGTTACTTTGGGCAAATTAGCAGCGCAAATTTTTGATTACATCATCATTAAAGAAGACGATGATACACGGGGACGACTACGGGGATCAGCTGCCCAGTTAATTATTCAAGGCATCACAGAAGTTAAGCCTGATAGCCGCTATGAATCAATTCTGGATGAAACCCAAGCGATCAATAAAGGCTTAGACATGGCTCCTGATAACAGCCTGGTGGTAATTTTGCCAGAAAGTGTTACTCGCGCGATTAAGTTAATTAAGCTGCGTGGTTTAGCCAAGGAAGAGACACACCAACAAAATCCCGGCACAACTGTCATCGATTCCCAAAATGGGATCGCACCTTCTTCTGTTGTTAATACCTTGTTGTAG
- a CDS encoding reverse transcriptase domain-containing protein — translation MRNAETVLSVIRDRGNRGLPLDDVYRQLFNPNLYLLAYSRIYKNNGAMTQGVTSETVDGMSIKKIENLIEDIRYERFRWTPVRRINIPKKNGKTRPLGIPTWNDKLVQEVIRLILEAYYEPQFSNSSHGFRQERGCHTALTVIDRTWQGTKWFIEGDIRGCFDNIDQKILMSILREKIQDNRFLRLIETLLTAGYCEQWRYHSTLSGTPQGSIVSPILANIYLDKLDNFVEQTVIPEYTRGKCRAENREYSRLVKLAWYYRKNGQFDKARQLEIKYQKMPSKDVRDPEYRRLNYVRYADDFLLGFIGSLQEAKEIKEKLKTFLADNLQLEMSAEKTLITNARNEAANFLGYEILVQYSDNKHTNGKRSLNGITALRIPASFVEGKCALYMRNGKPIHRPELINDDDFTIINIYQSELRGYVQFYSLAQNIAWLRKLQWVMWSSLMKTLACKHKTSVAKICAKYQKTVKLPQGRRKCVEITVPVEGKKPLVTRFGGIQLKRNLKATIEDLPRVRKPAFRNELIKRLLASECEICGATGDIEVHHIHALKDLKIKGKKEKPQWMQIMSARRRKTLMVCPQCHDAIHAGKPISQQVSR, via the coding sequence ATGCGAAACGCCGAAACGGTTTTAAGTGTAATCCGAGACAGAGGAAATCGTGGTTTACCTCTGGATGATGTCTACAGGCAACTTTTCAATCCTAACCTGTACCTCTTGGCGTACAGTCGCATTTACAAAAATAATGGGGCAATGACGCAAGGAGTTACATCAGAGACTGTGGATGGGATGTCCATCAAAAAGATTGAAAACCTCATAGAAGATATTCGCTATGAACGTTTTCGATGGACACCAGTACGGCGAATTAATATTCCCAAGAAAAATGGGAAAACGCGACCACTGGGCATTCCCACTTGGAACGATAAATTGGTTCAGGAAGTAATACGTTTGATATTAGAAGCGTACTACGAACCCCAATTTTCTAACAGCAGTCATGGTTTTCGACAAGAGCGTGGATGCCATACTGCATTAACAGTAATAGACCGCACTTGGCAAGGAACCAAATGGTTTATTGAAGGAGATATCCGTGGTTGTTTTGACAATATAGATCAGAAAATCTTAATGTCAATTCTCCGTGAGAAAATCCAAGATAATCGATTTTTGAGATTGATTGAAACCTTATTAACGGCAGGTTACTGTGAGCAATGGAGATACCATTCTACACTGAGTGGAACGCCACAAGGGTCGATTGTCTCACCCATACTCGCAAATATTTACCTTGATAAGCTAGATAATTTTGTCGAACAGACAGTCATTCCAGAATATACACGAGGTAAATGTCGGGCAGAAAATCGAGAGTATTCAAGGCTCGTAAAACTTGCTTGGTATTACAGGAAAAATGGACAATTCGATAAAGCGCGTCAACTGGAGATTAAATACCAGAAAATGCCCTCCAAAGATGTCCGTGACCCAGAATACAGAAGGCTAAATTACGTCCGCTATGCTGATGATTTTCTACTTGGTTTCATTGGTTCACTTCAAGAAGCAAAAGAAATTAAGGAAAAACTAAAGACATTCCTAGCCGACAATCTTCAGTTAGAAATGTCAGCAGAAAAGACCTTAATTACTAATGCCAGAAATGAAGCAGCGAACTTCTTAGGTTACGAAATCTTAGTTCAATATTCCGACAATAAGCATACCAATGGTAAACGCTCACTTAATGGAATTACTGCACTAAGAATCCCAGCAAGTTTTGTAGAAGGAAAATGCGCTCTTTATATGAGGAATGGCAAACCCATTCATCGTCCTGAGTTAATAAATGACGATGATTTTACTATCATTAACATTTACCAATCAGAACTCAGAGGCTACGTACAATTCTACAGCCTTGCTCAAAACATTGCATGGCTCCGTAAACTCCAATGGGTTATGTGGAGTTCGTTAATGAAAACCCTTGCCTGTAAACACAAAACTAGCGTAGCCAAAATCTGCGCCAAGTACCAGAAGACGGTAAAACTTCCACAAGGAAGGAGAAAGTGTGTTGAAATAACCGTCCCAGTAGAAGGTAAGAAACCCTTGGTAACTCGTTTCGGGGGCATACAATTAAAACGCAACTTAAAAGCAACCATAGAAGATTTGCCACGAGTGCGAAAACCCGCGTTCAGAAATGAACTGATTAAACGGCTTCTTGCTTCGGAATGTGAGATTTGCGGGGCAACAGGTGATATTGAAGTTCACCATATTCATGCCCTTAAAGACCTCAAAATTAAAGGCAAGAAAGAAAAACCGCAATGGATGCAAATCATGTCCGCACGTAGAAGAAAAACTCTCATGGTTTGCCCTCAATGCCATGATGCAATACACGCTGGTAAACCAATATCTCAACAAGTCTCGCGATAA
- a CDS encoding NAD(P)/FAD-dependent oxidoreductase, translating to MMLDTTHKHLILGAGFVGLSMAEALKSASIAYDQVDASDDIGGNWHHGVYETAHIISSRKITQFTHFPMPDNYPDFPSAQNIRDYLNSFADHFELRKNIELNRQVSYVRPVEDNLWEVTFDNGEQRIYKGIIICNGHHWCKRFPEFSGEFDGEIIHSKDYKNSQQLRGKRVLVIGGGNSACDIAAEAARVGAKSVLSMRESVWFIPKTFAGVPISDLTEWWMPQWFQRLMTYLIILLTFGKHKDYGLPEPKYRIFDKHPTLNNEVPYYIKHGRITYKPEVRHLDGGEVEFADGSRESFDLIVCATGFHLAYPFLAPELQRVKGATVKCYGGSFLEDYKGIYYIGWGQARGGAGSVLSAFAPIFTRFLKLQDEIKIPVGLALKKMGQQLPTTHLEDPQKIFRELKLVNLFFERMVQKAHRIDSQYSQFENHPLPPLLQKLVSKI from the coding sequence ATGATGTTGGACACTACTCACAAGCATTTAATTCTTGGGGCTGGTTTTGTCGGATTAAGTATGGCTGAAGCGCTCAAGAGCGCGAGTATTGCCTACGACCAAGTTGATGCTAGCGATGACATTGGTGGAAATTGGCATCATGGTGTGTATGAAACTGCACACATTATTTCATCACGGAAGATTACCCAATTTACCCATTTCCCTATGCCGGATAATTATCCGGATTTTCCCAGCGCTCAAAATATACGGGATTACTTAAACTCCTTTGCTGACCATTTTGAGTTACGTAAAAATATTGAATTGAATCGTCAAGTTAGCTACGTGCGGCCTGTTGAGGATAATCTCTGGGAAGTTACCTTTGATAATGGGGAACAGCGAATTTACAAAGGGATTATTATTTGTAATGGTCATCACTGGTGCAAACGTTTTCCCGAATTCTCAGGAGAATTTGATGGGGAGATAATTCACTCCAAAGATTATAAAAATTCCCAGCAACTACGTGGAAAGAGAGTTCTGGTGATTGGTGGAGGGAATTCAGCTTGTGATATAGCCGCAGAAGCAGCTAGGGTGGGAGCTAAATCTGTGTTGAGTATGCGTGAATCTGTGTGGTTTATTCCCAAAACCTTTGCAGGTGTTCCAATTTCCGATTTAACTGAATGGTGGATGCCACAATGGTTTCAGCGGTTGATGACTTATTTAATTATTTTGCTGACTTTCGGTAAGCACAAAGATTATGGTCTACCCGAACCCAAATATCGCATTTTTGATAAGCACCCAACCTTAAATAATGAGGTTCCTTACTATATTAAACACGGTCGCATTACCTATAAACCAGAGGTACGACATTTAGATGGCGGGGAAGTTGAATTTGCAGATGGTAGCCGAGAAAGCTTTGATTTAATTGTTTGTGCAACTGGTTTTCATCTTGCCTATCCATTTTTAGCTCCAGAACTGCAACGGGTGAAAGGAGCAACAGTGAAATGTTATGGAGGGTCATTTCTTGAAGATTACAAAGGAATTTACTACATCGGTTGGGGACAAGCTAGAGGAGGTGCTGGTTCTGTATTGTCCGCTTTTGCACCCATATTTACCCGTTTTCTGAAACTCCAGGATGAAATTAAAATTCCTGTAGGTCTAGCCCTCAAAAAAATGGGACAGCAACTACCGACAACCCATCTTGAAGATCCGCAAAAGATTTTTCGGGAATTAAAATTAGTCAATCTGTTTTTTGAACGGATGGTTCAAAAAGCTCACCGAATTGATTCCCAGTATTCCCAGTTTGAGAATCATCCACTCCCACCCTTGCTACAAAAATTAGTTAGTAAGATTTAG